One Gloeobacter morelensis MG652769 DNA window includes the following coding sequences:
- the cimA gene encoding citramalate synthase, which produces MERIYLYDTTLRDGAQREGMSLSVEDKLRIAHKLDELGVPFIEGGWPGANPKDDQFFERLQSTRFKHSAVVPFCSTRRAKVRASEDAGLLKILAAKTEWITTFGKCWDLHVHESLRTSLEENLAMIEDTVSFFRTQDRRVIFDCEHWFDGYYKNPEYALAALRAAALAGAQWVVLCDTNGGMLPQQIRVSVEAVRDYCRDQGLEVHLGIHTHNDSETAVANSLAAVEAGVRMVHGTINGYGERCGNANLCALIPNLQLKMDYALIAPEQLARLTEVSHFVSEVANLAPNDHAAYVGASAFAHKGGIHVSAVQRNPQTYEHIVPESVGNRRRIVISDQAGLSNVLTKLTEMGFNFDRHDPAVGRILQQIKLLESEGYQFEAAEASFELLVRECLEIRQPLFSLEGLYTACQTFPDGSVRSEATVRVRVGEALQHTAADGNGPVSALDAALRKALVGCYPQVAGMHLVDYKVRILDSACGTSARTRVLVESSDGLGRWTTIGVSANIIEASCRAVTEGIEYGLSR; this is translated from the coding sequence GTGGAACGCATCTATCTGTACGACACGACATTGCGCGATGGCGCTCAGCGCGAGGGGATGAGCCTCTCGGTCGAGGACAAATTGCGCATCGCCCATAAGCTCGACGAACTGGGGGTGCCTTTTATCGAAGGCGGTTGGCCGGGGGCCAATCCCAAAGACGATCAGTTTTTCGAGCGGCTGCAAAGCACCCGCTTCAAGCACAGTGCGGTGGTTCCTTTTTGCTCGACCCGGCGAGCGAAGGTGCGCGCGTCGGAAGATGCCGGGTTGCTAAAAATTCTCGCCGCCAAAACCGAGTGGATCACCACCTTCGGCAAGTGCTGGGATCTGCACGTGCACGAGAGTCTGCGTACCAGTCTCGAAGAAAATTTGGCCATGATCGAAGATACCGTCAGCTTCTTTCGCACCCAGGATCGACGCGTGATCTTCGACTGCGAACACTGGTTCGACGGCTACTACAAAAATCCTGAATACGCCCTGGCCGCCCTGCGCGCCGCCGCCCTGGCCGGAGCGCAATGGGTGGTGCTGTGCGATACCAACGGCGGCATGCTGCCCCAGCAGATCCGTGTGAGTGTGGAGGCGGTCCGCGATTACTGCCGGGATCAAGGCCTCGAAGTGCACCTCGGCATCCACACCCACAACGATTCAGAAACCGCTGTGGCCAACTCCCTGGCGGCCGTCGAAGCGGGAGTGCGCATGGTGCACGGTACCATCAACGGTTACGGCGAGCGCTGCGGCAACGCCAACCTCTGCGCGCTTATCCCCAATTTGCAGCTCAAGATGGACTACGCGCTCATTGCCCCGGAGCAATTGGCAAGGCTGACCGAAGTCTCCCATTTCGTGAGCGAAGTGGCGAATCTCGCTCCCAATGACCATGCCGCCTACGTCGGGGCGAGCGCTTTTGCCCACAAGGGGGGCATTCATGTGAGCGCCGTGCAGCGCAACCCCCAGACCTACGAGCACATCGTGCCTGAGAGCGTCGGCAACCGTCGCCGCATCGTCATCTCCGACCAAGCGGGCCTCAGTAACGTACTCACCAAGCTCACCGAGATGGGCTTCAATTTTGACCGTCACGACCCGGCGGTGGGACGCATCCTTCAGCAGATCAAGCTGCTGGAATCTGAGGGTTACCAGTTCGAGGCGGCCGAAGCCAGTTTCGAGTTGCTGGTGCGCGAATGCCTAGAGATCCGCCAACCCTTATTTTCTCTTGAAGGGCTCTATACCGCCTGCCAGACTTTCCCGGACGGTTCGGTGCGTTCGGAAGCCACCGTGCGCGTGCGCGTCGGCGAAGCGCTCCAGCACACCGCCGCCGACGGCAACGGGCCGGTTTCTGCCCTTGATGCCGCTCTGCGCAAGGCACTGGTCGGCTGCTATCCGCAGGTGGCGGGTATGCATCTGGTCGACTACAAAGTGCGCATCCTGGATAGCGCCTGCGGCACTTCCGCCCGCACCCGGGTCCTAGTCGAATCGAGCGACGGGCTCGGCCGCTGGACGACCATCGGTGTGTCGGCCAACATTATTGAGGCCAGTTGCCGGGCGGTCACCGAAGGGATCGAGTACGGCCTCAGCCGTTGA
- a CDS encoding serine/threonine protein kinase, whose protein sequence is MPFTPGAPVQDRYLLERQLGSTGARQTWLVQNSATGQALTLKALYFGTGMDWQNLTLFEREAQTLKNLDHPRIPRYHEFFQWQQPEGDYFCLVQDYIPGVSLAEQVHSGKRWSEAQIEQAALEILHTLDYLHSLAPPVIHRDIKPSNVICREDGRLYLVDFGSVQAEQVSGRTVTVVGTYGYMAPEQFGGRAVPGSDLYSLGATLVHLATGMNPADLVDGGFHIRIPEQLPLSPGLRHWVEKLVDSDLERRFKNACEAISGLRCKDSLAHPCETTYQGRIALRPGRKRFCVEVAAREPAFEDILTGCACFILFVIAAASTHTFKTLEPGGGLTVWIFMVLLTVGFWGVLVFTAGNTLLRLMCCTCLEVDRELFTLSHWILGKRIYNKSGRVMALLGKQRLSFDLTTAEHHLILAHVQRWLNR, encoded by the coding sequence ATGCCCTTCACACCCGGAGCCCCGGTTCAAGATCGCTACTTGCTCGAACGCCAGTTGGGCTCGACGGGAGCCCGGCAAACCTGGCTGGTTCAAAACTCGGCTACCGGTCAAGCGCTGACGCTCAAAGCCCTCTATTTCGGTACCGGGATGGACTGGCAGAACCTGACGCTGTTTGAGCGCGAAGCCCAGACCCTCAAAAATCTCGACCACCCGCGCATCCCGCGCTACCACGAATTCTTTCAGTGGCAGCAACCGGAGGGGGATTACTTCTGTCTGGTTCAAGATTATATTCCTGGCGTGTCTCTAGCCGAGCAGGTACACAGCGGCAAGCGCTGGAGCGAGGCGCAAATCGAGCAGGCCGCCCTCGAAATTCTGCACACCCTGGATTATCTGCACAGCCTGGCTCCGCCGGTCATCCACCGCGACATCAAACCGAGCAACGTGATCTGCCGCGAGGACGGGCGTCTGTATCTGGTGGATTTCGGTTCGGTCCAGGCGGAGCAGGTGAGCGGACGAACGGTAACCGTGGTGGGTACCTACGGCTATATGGCACCCGAACAATTCGGCGGACGGGCGGTGCCGGGCTCCGATCTTTACAGTCTGGGAGCAACGCTTGTTCATTTGGCCACGGGGATGAACCCCGCCGATCTTGTCGATGGCGGTTTCCACATCCGGATCCCCGAGCAGCTGCCTTTGAGCCCCGGCCTGCGGCACTGGGTGGAAAAACTTGTCGATTCCGATCTGGAGCGGCGCTTCAAAAACGCCTGCGAAGCGATCTCGGGTCTGCGGTGCAAAGATTCGCTCGCGCATCCCTGCGAGACCACCTACCAGGGCCGGATCGCCCTTCGCCCCGGCCGGAAGAGGTTCTGCGTCGAAGTGGCCGCCCGCGAACCCGCCTTCGAGGACATCCTCACCGGTTGTGCCTGCTTTATTTTGTTTGTGATCGCCGCTGCTTCGACCCACACCTTCAAAACGCTCGAACCCGGTGGTGGCCTGACCGTATGGATATTTATGGTGCTGTTGACCGTCGGATTTTGGGGGGTACTGGTGTTCACAGCGGGCAACACACTGCTTCGACTGATGTGCTGCACGTGTCTTGAAGTGGATCGTGAGCTTTTTACCCTCAGCCATTGGATTCTGGGAAAACGCATCTACAACAAATCCGGGAGGGTCATGGCTTTGTTGGGCAAGCAGCGTTTGAGCTTCGATCTGACAACGGCTGAGCACCACTTGATCCTGGCGCACGTTCAGCGCTGGCTGAACCGATAG
- a CDS encoding glycine zipper 2TM domain-containing protein — MGVSKIRRGGVAVALSMVLLACQGAPLLAASVQQLEQTVSGSGLVGSQFTLKRDKAKLNIQSEQIFPNRDELKLALIQLASLLEGADPAIKTVTLRAYLLGSPTPLEGSIAPSAATQLQRSGDPEMLEKIRLASVAAPAGKKPGKLIAASKPTSEEPGGIPVLGDPIDPPAGKGNLPVLGEPLYPGQAVADPATGGGPSDSERPFRTGVSVLRAGSPIPVLLEREVLVEGESPVPIQAVVLQDILSDDGELMIPGGSQVRGTVEPTPSGARLTLRELYVNDRQYTIRAVSQVYPSQTTRSGGNQGTGMMIGGVAGGVGGSLLGRSVDRRWGGLWGGLLGGLLGSFLGGSMSQPQTRTTVAIPAGTANPQLLEDLTIGNN; from the coding sequence ATGGGTGTCAGCAAGATCCGGCGAGGCGGTGTTGCTGTAGCGTTGAGCATGGTGCTGTTGGCTTGCCAGGGTGCGCCTTTGCTCGCGGCGTCGGTGCAGCAGCTCGAGCAGACCGTGTCCGGCTCGGGTCTGGTCGGCTCTCAATTTACGCTCAAGCGCGACAAGGCCAAGCTCAACATCCAATCTGAGCAAATTTTTCCTAACCGCGACGAACTGAAGCTCGCCTTGATCCAACTGGCGAGTTTGCTCGAAGGCGCCGACCCCGCCATCAAAACCGTCACCTTGCGCGCCTATCTGCTGGGCAGCCCGACGCCGCTCGAAGGTTCGATCGCCCCGAGTGCGGCCACCCAACTGCAGCGCTCGGGTGACCCCGAGATGCTCGAAAAAATCCGCCTCGCCTCGGTCGCTGCCCCAGCAGGCAAAAAACCGGGCAAGCTCATCGCCGCTTCCAAACCCACCTCCGAGGAGCCGGGCGGTATCCCGGTGCTGGGAGATCCGATCGATCCGCCCGCGGGCAAGGGCAATTTACCGGTCTTGGGTGAGCCGCTCTACCCCGGCCAGGCGGTGGCCGACCCGGCCACCGGCGGCGGGCCTTCCGACAGCGAGCGACCCTTTCGCACCGGTGTGAGCGTGCTGCGCGCCGGTAGCCCGATCCCGGTATTGCTGGAGCGCGAGGTGCTCGTCGAGGGCGAATCGCCCGTACCCATCCAGGCGGTGGTGCTGCAGGACATCCTCAGCGATGACGGCGAGCTGATGATCCCCGGCGGCAGCCAGGTGCGCGGCACGGTCGAACCCACGCCGAGCGGCGCGCGCCTGACGCTGCGCGAACTCTACGTCAACGACCGCCAGTACACAATTCGGGCGGTCTCCCAGGTCTATCCTTCGCAGACCACCCGCTCCGGTGGAAACCAGGGCACCGGCATGATGATCGGCGGCGTCGCCGGCGGGGTGGGCGGCTCGCTTTTGGGCCGCTCGGTGGATCGGCGGTGGGGAGGGTTATGGGGTGGCTTGCTGGGCGGTCTGCTCGGTTCGTTTTTGGGCGGTTCAATGTCCCAGCCCCAGACGCGCACCACGGTCGCCATTCCGGCAGGTACGGCCAATCCGCAGTTGCTCGAAGATTTGACGATTGGCAACAACTAA
- a CDS encoding LuxR C-terminal-related transcriptional regulator → MSIRVVVVDDHPDVLLGAAAYLGNCPDIRLVAQAQTIAEALVVIRDHQPQVALVDLELPRAAGESAEYLGGLAIGRAIRAGGWPTRLIIMTGHQDRSGLVAAQPFVDCKPRVVYDYLLKTATPQERIEAIRQAAQGVGRPLKLDVPKLTPRERIVLRYMALGLENGEIAQKLVVAPSTVASHVKSLMAKILSEPGVEDGQLRRTRTLCVRRALEYGILRPDQINRNHLGRDPVR, encoded by the coding sequence ATGTCCATCCGCGTTGTCGTTGTCGATGATCACCCGGATGTGCTGCTCGGTGCAGCCGCCTATCTGGGCAATTGCCCCGACATCCGCCTGGTGGCCCAGGCCCAGACGATCGCAGAAGCCCTCGTGGTGATCCGCGATCACCAGCCCCAGGTCGCCCTGGTCGACCTCGAACTGCCCCGCGCCGCCGGTGAATCGGCGGAGTACCTGGGGGGACTGGCGATCGGCCGGGCCATCCGGGCGGGCGGCTGGCCCACCCGGCTCATCATCATGACCGGTCACCAGGATCGCTCCGGACTGGTGGCCGCTCAGCCCTTCGTCGACTGCAAGCCCCGGGTCGTCTACGACTATCTGCTCAAGACCGCCACACCCCAGGAGCGCATCGAGGCGATCCGCCAGGCCGCCCAGGGCGTCGGCCGCCCCCTCAAGCTCGATGTGCCCAAGCTCACGCCCCGCGAGCGCATCGTGCTGCGCTATATGGCCCTTGGCCTCGAAAACGGCGAGATTGCCCAGAAACTGGTGGTGGCCCCCTCGACGGTCGCTTCCCATGTCAAATCACTGATGGCGAAGATTCTTTCGGAGCCCGGTGTCGAGGACGGCCAACTGCGCCGCACCCGGACGCTGTGTGTGCGCCGCGCCCTGGAGTACGGCATTTTGCGGCCCGATCAAATCAACCGCAATCACCTCGGGCGCGACCCGGTGCGCTGA
- the upp gene encoding uracil phosphoribosyltransferase, whose product MALKIHVPPHPFVTNLLAVCRSEATPTPVFRAAVADLGRWLTYECVRDWLPVLEVGVKTPLDVITAARVIDSSVPVAIVPVLRAGLALLDGVLPLLPAASVYHLGYARDERTLEAACYLDRLPPHFAPETRVLVLEPMLATGGTATAVVAKLVERGADPALVRIISVICAPPALQRLGLSYPSLAIYTAMIDERLDERGFIVPGLGDAGDRAFGTAHPPGVG is encoded by the coding sequence ATGGCCCTCAAAATCCACGTTCCACCCCATCCGTTCGTGACCAATCTGCTGGCCGTCTGCCGCAGCGAGGCCACACCCACTCCGGTCTTTCGCGCCGCAGTGGCCGATCTGGGCCGCTGGCTCACCTACGAATGCGTGCGCGACTGGCTGCCGGTGCTCGAAGTCGGTGTGAAAACACCCCTCGATGTGATCACCGCCGCCCGCGTCATCGATAGCAGTGTACCGGTGGCGATCGTGCCGGTGTTGCGCGCCGGGCTCGCGTTGCTCGACGGGGTGCTGCCGCTGTTGCCGGCCGCCTCGGTCTACCACCTGGGCTACGCCCGCGACGAGCGGACCCTCGAAGCCGCCTGCTACCTCGATCGTTTGCCGCCCCACTTCGCCCCCGAGACGCGGGTGCTGGTACTCGAACCGATGCTTGCCACCGGCGGCACTGCCACTGCCGTCGTCGCCAAGCTCGTCGAGCGCGGCGCCGACCCGGCCCTGGTGCGGATCATTTCGGTGATCTGTGCGCCCCCGGCGCTGCAGCGTTTGGGGCTAAGCTACCCGAGCCTCGCCATCTACACCGCCATGATCGACGAGCGGCTCGACGAGCGCGGATTTATCGTGCCGGGTCTCGGCGACGCTGGGGATAGAGCCTTCGGCACCGCGCATCCCCCAGGCGTAGGATGA
- a CDS encoding DUF3155 domain-containing protein has translation MARRKRVNPRRLEGKRILDLVPRFGLECCEEKSVTAARRFIEANRIQPPAIVVVHRSERIQERYFWGFKGLFSAQYVEENHFTFPSLALLRAQLSGEAQGDSVA, from the coding sequence TTGGCCAGACGCAAGCGCGTGAATCCCCGCCGCCTGGAGGGCAAGCGGATTCTCGATCTAGTTCCCCGGTTCGGGCTCGAATGCTGCGAAGAAAAATCGGTGACCGCCGCCCGGCGCTTTATCGAAGCCAACCGCATCCAACCGCCGGCTATCGTGGTTGTCCATCGCTCCGAGCGCATCCAGGAGCGATATTTTTGGGGTTTTAAGGGCCTATTTAGCGCCCAGTACGTCGAGGAAAACCATTTCACCTTTCCTTCGCTGGCGCTGTTGCGCGCTCAACTGAGCGGCGAAGCCCAGGGCGACTCGGTCGCCTGA
- the holA gene encoding DNA polymerase III subunit delta → MPVHLYWGEDAYRRGQAVEQLRAAVVDPAWEAFNFGRYAGDALIDALNQAASAPFGSGGRLVWVEEARIFSHCPEGELAELARTLPHLHPNGHLLFTLQSKPDGRLKSTKLVAKVGEVREFSLIPPWQEAKLKAQVQQMAQERKVTLSAPALQLLTEAVGNDTRRLDNELEKLALFAQGRSVDAEAVGALVATTAHTSFQLAAALLAGEAATALRVLDELLRRNEPALRIQAVLVNQFRTWLWVRVLIEAGERDTQAIAAAAEIANPGRVYYLQKEVERTSALRLGRVLPILLGLEVALKSGRPERAALESAVLHIVNALR, encoded by the coding sequence ATGCCGGTGCACCTCTACTGGGGGGAGGATGCCTACCGCCGTGGGCAGGCCGTCGAGCAACTGCGTGCCGCCGTGGTCGATCCGGCCTGGGAGGCGTTCAACTTCGGGCGCTACGCCGGCGACGCGCTCATCGATGCGCTCAACCAGGCAGCAAGTGCTCCGTTTGGCAGCGGCGGGCGCCTGGTGTGGGTCGAAGAGGCGAGAATCTTCAGCCACTGCCCCGAGGGGGAGTTGGCCGAACTGGCCCGCACCTTGCCGCACCTGCATCCCAACGGCCATCTGCTGTTTACGTTGCAGAGCAAGCCCGACGGCCGCCTCAAATCGACCAAGCTCGTGGCCAAAGTGGGCGAGGTGCGCGAATTTTCGCTCATCCCTCCCTGGCAGGAGGCGAAGCTCAAAGCCCAGGTGCAGCAGATGGCCCAGGAGCGCAAAGTCACCCTGAGCGCCCCGGCTTTGCAACTACTCACCGAGGCGGTCGGCAACGACACGCGTCGCCTCGACAACGAACTGGAGAAGCTCGCCCTTTTCGCCCAGGGCCGCTCCGTCGACGCCGAGGCGGTGGGTGCACTGGTGGCCACCACCGCCCACACCAGTTTTCAATTGGCCGCCGCTTTGCTGGCCGGAGAAGCCGCCACCGCCCTGCGCGTGCTCGACGAACTGTTGCGGCGCAACGAACCGGCCCTGCGCATCCAGGCGGTGCTGGTCAACCAGTTTCGGACCTGGTTGTGGGTGCGGGTTCTCATCGAAGCGGGCGAGCGCGACACCCAGGCGATCGCCGCCGCCGCCGAGATCGCCAATCCGGGGCGGGTCTATTATTTGCAAAAAGAAGTGGAGCGCACCTCCGCCCTGCGCCTCGGACGGGTCCTGCCGATTTTGCTCGGACTGGAGGTGGCACTCAAGAGCGGTCGCCCCGAGCGCGCCGCCCTCGAATCGGCGGTGCTGCACATCGTGAATGCCCTGCGCTAG
- a CDS encoding S41 family peptidase, giving the protein MDKPNDARPVRLRRHAVWAAAALASAALVGCSAEVLSSTAGPASKEVLTETWAYINNEYVDSKFNGQDWWSVRQAYLEKPAETTEQVYEQIASMLKTLDDPYTRFLNPKQFKSLQTTTSGELSGVGLQITLDTESELPVVIAAVEGSPAFRGGVKARDLIVEIDGQPTKGQALDDVADRLRGRIGSQVNVGLRRGDRTFDITLTRETIQVNPVASQLKRLDGRPIGYIRLSQFNGNAAQQVRQAIEKFEAQGVAGYILDLRSNPGGLLEAGVEIARYWLTPGQTVVYTVNRQGERDQARAQRAPLTAQPLVVLIDGGSASASEILAGALQDNRRAQLVGTKSFGKGLIQAIHPLKDGSGLAVSIARYQTPSRRDIHKQGIEPDVKVELPKSFSLEQLATDADSQYQAGAKVLSRALASSQ; this is encoded by the coding sequence TTGGACAAACCGAACGATGCAAGGCCCGTCCGGTTGCGGCGGCACGCCGTCTGGGCGGCAGCGGCACTCGCAAGCGCCGCGCTTGTCGGTTGCTCGGCCGAGGTGCTCTCCAGCACCGCCGGTCCCGCCTCCAAAGAGGTTCTCACCGAGACCTGGGCTTACATCAACAACGAGTACGTCGATTCCAAATTCAACGGCCAGGACTGGTGGAGTGTGCGCCAGGCCTATCTCGAAAAACCCGCCGAGACCACCGAGCAAGTCTACGAGCAAATTGCCTCGATGCTCAAGACCCTCGACGATCCGTACACCCGCTTTTTGAATCCCAAGCAGTTTAAGAGCCTGCAGACGACCACCAGCGGTGAACTCTCCGGGGTGGGTCTGCAGATTACCCTCGACACCGAGAGCGAACTACCCGTCGTCATTGCCGCCGTCGAAGGGTCGCCCGCCTTTCGAGGCGGCGTCAAAGCCCGCGATTTGATCGTCGAAATTGACGGCCAACCGACCAAAGGTCAGGCCCTCGACGACGTGGCCGACCGGCTGCGCGGCAGAATCGGCTCCCAGGTGAATGTCGGCTTGCGCCGCGGCGATCGCACCTTTGATATTACCCTCACCCGCGAGACCATCCAGGTCAACCCGGTCGCCAGCCAACTGAAGCGCCTCGACGGCCGACCCATCGGCTATATCCGCCTCTCCCAGTTCAACGGCAACGCCGCCCAACAGGTCCGCCAGGCGATCGAGAAGTTCGAAGCTCAGGGCGTGGCAGGCTACATTCTCGATCTGCGCAGCAACCCCGGCGGTCTATTAGAAGCAGGGGTCGAAATCGCCCGTTACTGGCTGACGCCAGGTCAGACCGTCGTCTATACCGTCAACCGCCAGGGCGAGCGCGACCAGGCCCGCGCCCAACGCGCTCCACTCACCGCCCAACCTTTGGTGGTGCTCATCGACGGCGGCAGTGCCTCGGCAAGCGAAATTCTGGCCGGCGCTCTGCAGGATAACCGCCGCGCCCAACTGGTGGGCACCAAATCCTTCGGCAAAGGGCTCATCCAGGCCATTCACCCCCTCAAGGACGGCTCGGGTCTGGCGGTTTCGATCGCCCGCTACCAGACCCCGTCGCGGCGGGACATCCATAAACAAGGCATCGAGCCCGATGTGAAGGTAGAACTGCCCAAGAGCTTCTCGCTGGAGCAGCTGGCCACCGACGCCGACAGCCAGTACCAGGCCGGGGCAAAGGTGCTCTCCCGCGCGCTGGCTTCCAGCCAGTAA
- a CDS encoding Hpt domain-containing protein: MMSFQPPEKLTGVVELEHLQKLCEDDPAFELELLQTFIRDAEERLQQACLAVARGDCLALQQQAHQLSGASASVGAPAILFLARRLESGCCSGGFAEAPELCRRIGEHLEAVRAFAAQRRRSLQAG; the protein is encoded by the coding sequence ATGATGTCCTTTCAGCCCCCAGAAAAGCTCACCGGTGTCGTCGAGCTTGAACACCTGCAGAAGCTCTGCGAGGACGATCCGGCCTTTGAGCTTGAATTGCTGCAAACGTTCATCAGGGATGCCGAGGAACGACTGCAACAGGCCTGTCTGGCGGTGGCCCGAGGCGATTGCCTGGCGCTGCAGCAGCAGGCCCACCAGTTGAGCGGCGCCAGCGCCAGCGTCGGCGCACCGGCGATTTTGTTTTTGGCCCGCCGCCTCGAAAGCGGGTGCTGCAGCGGCGGATTTGCCGAGGCGCCCGAGTTATGCCGCCGTATCGGCGAGCATCTCGAAGCGGTGCGCGCCTTTGCCGCCCAGCGCCGCCGCAGCCTCCAGGCGGGCTAG
- the proB gene encoding glutamate 5-kinase — protein MVALVVKIGTSSLSDPSTGDLRLATLGGLAETLTRLRRAGHRIILVSSGAVGVGCARLGLKERPATVAGKQAAAAVGQGLLMSMYDRLFGALGQPVAQVLLTRQDLMDRARYLNARETLSELWRLGALPIVNENDTVATDELRFGDNDALSALVAGLVEAQWLVLLTDVAGLYSANPRLDPQARLLSEVTEISEELLHSARGRSLWGSGGMASKLAAARIAASAGVTTVITEGSTPQNIERILAGEAIGTRFVLTRPGGRLSLRKRWIGYGLVPAGALHLDEGAVLAVREGGKSLLPAGVSAVEGHFETGALVRLIDGQGLEFARGLVNYSSEELEKIRGRKSGEIAALLGIEGQPPTAVHRDNLITLS, from the coding sequence ATGGTCGCGCTGGTGGTCAAAATCGGCACATCGAGTCTGAGCGACCCGAGCACGGGGGATTTGCGCCTGGCCACCCTCGGGGGACTTGCCGAGACGCTCACGCGGCTGCGGCGCGCGGGCCACCGGATCATCCTGGTTAGCTCTGGGGCGGTGGGGGTCGGCTGCGCACGGCTCGGCCTCAAGGAGCGCCCCGCCACCGTGGCGGGCAAGCAGGCCGCCGCCGCCGTCGGGCAGGGGTTGCTGATGAGCATGTACGATCGCCTCTTCGGAGCCCTCGGCCAGCCGGTGGCCCAGGTATTGCTCACCCGCCAGGATCTGATGGACCGCGCCCGCTACCTCAACGCCCGCGAGACATTGAGCGAATTGTGGCGCCTGGGTGCGTTGCCCATCGTCAACGAAAACGACACAGTAGCCACCGACGAGTTGCGCTTCGGGGACAACGACGCCCTCTCGGCGCTGGTGGCGGGGCTGGTCGAGGCGCAGTGGCTGGTGCTGCTCACCGACGTGGCCGGGCTCTACTCAGCCAACCCGCGCCTCGATCCGCAGGCACGGCTTTTGTCCGAGGTGACCGAGATTTCTGAAGAACTGCTGCACTCGGCCCGCGGGCGCAGCCTCTGGGGCAGCGGCGGCATGGCGAGCAAACTGGCGGCGGCGCGCATCGCCGCGAGCGCCGGGGTGACCACCGTGATTACCGAGGGCAGCACCCCGCAAAATATCGAGCGCATCCTGGCGGGTGAAGCAATCGGCACCCGATTTGTCCTGACGCGGCCCGGGGGGCGTCTGTCGCTGCGCAAGCGCTGGATCGGCTACGGTCTGGTACCCGCCGGGGCACTCCACCTCGACGAGGGGGCGGTCCTGGCGGTGCGCGAAGGGGGTAAATCGCTGCTGCCGGCCGGGGTGAGTGCTGTGGAAGGCCACTTTGAGACGGGAGCGCTGGTGCGGCTCATCGACGGGCAGGGCCTCGAATTTGCCCGGGGGCTGGTGAATTACTCCAGCGAAGAACTCGAAAAAATCCGCGGCCGCAAAAGCGGTGAGATTGCCGCGCTTTTGGGTATTGAAGGACAACCGCCTACGGCTGTGCACCGCGACAATCTGATCACCCTTTCTTGA